In one Candidatus Babeliales bacterium genomic region, the following are encoded:
- a CDS encoding Bro-N domain-containing protein: MTHQLTKIDFFHEKEIRKVLFKGEWYFSVVDICAALVESSDSGAYWRKLKQRLVADGSQVVTFCHGLKLTASDGKKYTTDCANTEGIFRIIQSIPSPKAEPFKVWLAKIGKERIDEIENPELGIQRVKSLYEKKGYEKSWVDKRLRGIVVRQTLTDEWSQRGAKRSIDFAILTNDIMQGAFDLKVDEYKKAKGVEKGNLRDHMTDLELIITMLGEAATTQISQQKDS; the protein is encoded by the coding sequence ATGACACATCAATTAACAAAAATCGATTTTTTTCATGAAAAAGAAATTCGCAAAGTTTTATTTAAAGGCGAGTGGTATTTCTCGGTGGTGGATATTTGTGCTGCTCTTGTAGAAAGTTCTGATTCGGGTGCTTACTGGCGAAAACTAAAACAGCGTCTGGTGGCCGATGGAAGTCAAGTCGTGACATTTTGTCACGGGTTGAAATTGACTGCTTCAGACGGTAAAAAGTATACAACTGACTGTGCAAACACTGAAGGCATCTTTCGAATCATTCAATCTATTCCTTCGCCAAAAGCAGAGCCATTTAAGGTGTGGCTTGCCAAAATAGGTAAAGAGCGAATTGATGAGATTGAAAATCCTGAGCTTGGCATTCAAAGGGTGAAATCTTTGTATGAAAAGAAGGGCTATGAAAAAAGTTGGGTTGATAAAAGACTTCGCGGTATTGTTGTTCGTCAAACATTAACAGATGAATGGTCGCAAAGAGGCGCTAAAAGATCGATTGATTTTGCAATTTTAACAAATGATATTATGCAGGGCGCTTTTGATTTGAAAGTCGATGAGTATAAAAAAGCTAAAGGCGTTGAAAAAGGCAATTTGCGAGATCATATGACAGATCTTGAGCTTATCATTACCATGCTTGGCGAAGCGGCAACAACTCAGATCAGTCAACAAAAAGATTCTTAG
- a CDS encoding YaiI/YqxD family protein, whose product MLIIYIDGDACPVKEDIFRIAKRHNLQVYLVSNSRLNMIVDENVHKIQVGSDLDAADNWIIEHIEIDDIVITVDILLAGHCLKKGARAISPTGKVFNNNNIGVAKAMRELRAYLRETGIAPSYNSTFSKQKRSLFLQALEEMIQSIKRIS is encoded by the coding sequence ATGTTAATTATTTACATAGACGGCGATGCTTGCCCGGTAAAAGAAGATATTTTCCGTATTGCTAAGCGACATAACTTACAGGTGTACTTAGTAAGCAATAGTCGTTTGAATATGATCGTTGATGAAAACGTACATAAAATACAGGTTGGGTCTGATTTAGATGCCGCAGACAATTGGATTATTGAGCATATAGAAATTGATGATATTGTGATTACTGTAGATATCTTACTAGCTGGTCACTGCCTAAAAAAGGGTGCTCGTGCAATAAGTCCAACAGGAAAAGTTTTTAATAATAACAATATAGGTGTTGCCAAAGCAATGCGTGAATTACGTGCTTATTTACGTGAAACAGGAATAGCTCCAAGTTATAACTCCACTTTCTCCAAGCAGAAACGCTCTCTTTTTTTACAGGCGCTAGAAGAGATGATTCAGTCAATAAAAAGAATTTCTTAA
- a CDS encoding glycosyltransferase family 61 protein yields the protein MLKNNSNKLLVLTLLHSLVIHSWHCDLISLSDLMATSSNITYQPCQDAITFNYEPLPVTDNHYLHPYQGAFQKTFILNITNAKLFGFDGWVFVDDKLIYDLMWQNVFLPKYFWEIAKQNLPSVKAGRVAVIAQSGYPYYYHWLVEVLGRLALLELHDIQYDFVYAPMHKSYMKEAMHLWGIAQGKIIEASDNVIIEADELIVPSLVSKVYTNGCPRLSHYTPEYIIRHIRNKLLTGANAQETNFQSCKKVFISRKDAGSRKMLNEDEVFELFKAVGFEKYVLSDLSLVQQIKLFNNADIVVGALGSGMANVIFCNDTVQVIDIFQARRDTTIYYICQTLGLSYRCVKTTEFIDAQDGQYDTVVPLDVIQDFIKTL from the coding sequence ATGTTAAAAAATAATTCAAATAAATTACTCGTCTTAACTCTTCTTCATTCTCTTGTAATCCATTCCTGGCATTGCGATCTGATATCGCTTTCAGATCTCATGGCAACAAGTAGCAATATCACCTACCAACCATGTCAGGATGCAATCACGTTCAACTACGAACCATTACCCGTTACCGATAACCATTATTTACATCCATATCAAGGAGCTTTTCAAAAAACTTTCATTTTAAATATCACCAACGCAAAACTGTTTGGTTTTGATGGATGGGTTTTTGTTGATGACAAACTCATTTATGATCTAATGTGGCAAAATGTTTTCTTGCCCAAATATTTCTGGGAAATTGCTAAACAAAATTTACCTAGCGTAAAAGCTGGCCGCGTTGCTGTCATTGCGCAATCGGGTTACCCATACTATTACCATTGGCTTGTTGAAGTGCTGGGTAGACTAGCTCTGCTTGAGCTGCATGACATACAGTATGATTTCGTGTACGCACCTATGCATAAATCCTACATGAAAGAAGCTATGCATTTATGGGGAATTGCACAGGGCAAAATTATTGAAGCATCTGACAACGTTATTATAGAAGCCGATGAATTAATTGTGCCATCTTTAGTTTCAAAAGTTTACACAAATGGCTGTCCAAGATTATCTCATTACACGCCTGAATACATCATACGCCACATACGAAATAAACTTTTAACTGGCGCAAATGCGCAAGAAACTAACTTTCAAAGTTGTAAAAAAGTTTTCATCTCAAGAAAAGATGCTGGCTCTCGAAAAATGCTCAATGAAGATGAAGTGTTTGAACTGTTTAAAGCCGTAGGTTTTGAAAAATATGTTTTGAGCGATTTATCTCTTGTGCAGCAAATAAAATTATTTAATAACGCTGATATCGTTGTTGGGGCTCTTGGCTCTGGTATGGCCAACGTTATTTTTTGTAATGACACGGTACAAGTAATCGATATTTTCCAAGCCCGCAGAGATACCACGATTTATTATATTTGCCAAACACTTGGCCTTTCTTACCGATGTGTCAAAACTACGGAATTTATAGATGCACAAGATGGCCAATATGACACGGTCGTACCGCTTGATGTCATACAAGATTTTATAAAGACTCTGTAA
- a CDS encoding M48 family metalloprotease yields the protein MKELNVLFAITIGLLHAKADAMKTTYPLDQEGAKKETLFKDGVSFAQMEESARKKYPNIPSILLTDAMLCPLTGADIGTDAAYVADTQSIWASRTTADRLNSRAFEWVMLHETGHAQMPYAVHSIMGVAAAVYLSTGYYWGAHKAMPYKNRITKYGSKYLAAWAAGTIVNHTLMKVEERRADNWANKTADAQALQGGIEYFETFKIKQQEEWAKIKLSSVVPFSVAKYFIDPIHPSIDSRVVKCKTALKNRFGINA from the coding sequence ATGAAAGAATTAAACGTACTTTTTGCCATAACCATTGGACTATTGCATGCAAAAGCCGATGCGATGAAAACCACGTATCCACTTGATCAGGAGGGGGCTAAAAAAGAAACCTTATTTAAAGATGGCGTTTCTTTTGCGCAAATGGAAGAATCTGCTCGAAAAAAATATCCAAATATTCCAAGTATTTTACTGACCGATGCGATGTTGTGCCCATTAACAGGAGCCGATATCGGAACAGATGCGGCTTATGTTGCTGATACTCAAAGTATTTGGGCGAGCAGAACAACAGCTGATAGACTTAATTCTAGAGCCTTTGAATGGGTAATGCTTCATGAAACTGGGCATGCTCAAATGCCTTACGCGGTTCATTCTATTATGGGAGTTGCTGCTGCTGTATACTTATCAACTGGTTACTATTGGGGTGCGCACAAAGCAATGCCCTATAAAAATAGAATAACAAAATATGGTTCAAAATATCTTGCGGCTTGGGCTGCTGGTACTATTGTAAATCATACTTTAATGAAAGTAGAAGAACGACGTGCAGATAATTGGGCAAATAAAACTGCTGATGCTCAAGCTTTACAGGGCGGTATAGAATATTTTGAAACTTTTAAAATTAAGCAGCAAGAAGAGTGGGCAAAAATTAAACTATCTTCTGTTGTACCATTTAGCGTAGCAAAATATTTTATAGATCCAATTCATCCTTCTATAGATAGTCGTGTAGTTAAATGTAAAACGGCATTAAAAAATCGCTTTGGCATTAATGCATAA
- a CDS encoding cysteine desulfurase yields MKKSLFLIIALGFTAQANSIEVGKHDSSKNCCWIPGRKSNAKFSDVEQKKIFDQRAFKSGAGADYEFSFAQEHQEFIGFQGQMNFEELRNCFPIFKNGVRDYPLAYLDSGATAQMPQSVLDEIVAYYATYKSNVGRGMYEFAEHATSKFEESRVKVARFIGAKKEEIAFTSGATASINLAAHIWGQCHIGEGDEIIVSEVEHNANFIPWYQLALEKGAVLKRVPLNDRGVVEVETLQKYITNKTKLVAITHQSNILGTINDIAALAQAAHAVGAKVLVDGAQSIVHRKIDVKALDCDFFVFSGHKLFGPTGVGVLYVKEGLFSECQLCNFGGGIVYSVTPEHIEFKGMPHCLEPGTPPIAQVIGLGAAIDFIEKNINFEQAQEHETFLVHRLVDGLQQIPGIKIISPIPAHGEHNSMVTFTYDKIHPYDIAQYLSQHNVAVRAGFHCAQPYHDKVGVNATIRASFTFYNTQQEVDFLIECLKKLLLV; encoded by the coding sequence ATGAAAAAATCATTATTTTTAATAATTGCTTTAGGTTTCACAGCTCAAGCCAATTCAATAGAAGTCGGTAAGCACGACAGTAGTAAAAATTGTTGCTGGATACCAGGTCGTAAAAGTAACGCAAAATTTTCTGATGTAGAGCAAAAAAAAATATTTGATCAGCGTGCTTTCAAAAGTGGTGCTGGTGCTGATTACGAATTTTCTTTTGCGCAAGAGCATCAAGAATTTATTGGCTTTCAGGGTCAGATGAATTTTGAAGAACTTAGAAATTGCTTTCCCATTTTTAAAAATGGTGTTCGTGATTATCCATTAGCGTATTTGGATTCAGGGGCCACAGCACAAATGCCTCAGTCAGTGTTAGATGAAATTGTGGCTTACTATGCAACGTACAAATCAAACGTTGGCCGTGGAATGTATGAATTTGCAGAACATGCTACTTCAAAATTTGAAGAGTCTCGTGTTAAAGTTGCACGTTTTATCGGCGCGAAAAAAGAAGAAATCGCGTTTACCTCTGGTGCTACAGCAAGTATTAACTTAGCGGCACATATTTGGGGACAATGTCATATTGGTGAGGGTGATGAAATTATCGTTTCAGAAGTTGAGCATAACGCAAACTTTATTCCTTGGTATCAGCTTGCTCTAGAAAAAGGAGCAGTACTCAAAAGAGTTCCGCTCAACGATAGAGGTGTGGTTGAAGTAGAAACGTTACAAAAATATATAACAAATAAAACTAAACTGGTCGCAATCACTCATCAATCAAATATTTTGGGTACGATCAATGATATAGCTGCTCTTGCTCAAGCTGCGCATGCTGTTGGCGCAAAAGTACTTGTTGACGGTGCTCAATCTATTGTTCACCGCAAAATAGATGTTAAAGCATTAGATTGTGATTTCTTTGTTTTTTCAGGACACAAATTATTTGGTCCAACAGGCGTTGGGGTTTTGTATGTTAAAGAGGGATTATTTAGTGAGTGCCAATTATGTAATTTTGGTGGCGGAATAGTCTATTCTGTTACACCTGAACATATTGAATTTAAGGGTATGCCACATTGTCTAGAACCAGGAACTCCGCCTATTGCTCAAGTTATAGGTCTTGGTGCAGCAATTGATTTTATTGAAAAAAATATCAACTTTGAACAAGCGCAAGAACATGAAACATTTTTAGTTCACAGACTCGTAGATGGTCTACAGCAAATACCAGGAATAAAAATTATAAGTCCTATTCCTGCCCATGGTGAGCATAACAGCATGGTTACTTTTACCTACGACAAAATACACCCTTATGATATTGCGCAGTATTTAAGCCAGCACAATGTAGCTGTGCGAGCAGGATTTCACTGTGCGCAACCGTATCATGATAAAGTTGGCGTCAACGCTACTATTCGCGCAAGTTTTACCTTTTACAACACCCAGCAAGAAGTTGATTTCTTGATTGAGTGTTTGAAAAAGCTGCTACTCGTTTAA
- a CDS encoding glycosyltransferase family 61 protein, producing the protein MMKNIIAKLTNTCTRTGSPDYSYAKATAHKQARVSVDVSVEALAKSEGKRGGGSVPLVAISAVLSLLSLSNIQATTIKQVSISEFVAQYPQTNLVACTDKVPFKINPFPLYQDVAQKYFPSEGYFLETSVLEIPNGKAYLDGGGYVFVNNCFIKETEIKGLNYFSGQEFEIPHVSTNMRVSGRVAVISHLYPYCYGHFIFDVLGQLALLELNNIEYDYLCVPYGNKFMQEALQLWGIDQSKIIPLCPKLCLQASTIIMATSVTQTDKLVYGANYNLDFILRHVSQKLLAGVGNTVLNNAQHYGQKIFISRKDAGGKRAIPNEDEIFALFEPLGFKRYELTSLSLAQQIALFHNATTIVSFVGSGSTNVMFCKPGTHYVEIIQSLVDATFFYVADMFDLQYSYINNSTLQDLERGGPWAKPSEMPLNLIQDFLNENPNL; encoded by the coding sequence ATGATGAAAAATATTATTGCAAAGCTCACTAATACCTGCACAAGAACTGGATCCCCGGATTACTCCTACGCTAAAGCTACGGCGCACAAGCAAGCCCGCGTGTCCGTCGACGTGTCCGTCGAAGCCTTGGCGAAGTCGGAAGGAAAACGAGGTGGGGGCAGTGTTCCCTTAGTCGCAATATCAGCCGTATTATCCCTCTTGTCGCTTTCAAACATCCAAGCAACGACCATTAAACAAGTTTCAATATCAGAATTTGTTGCGCAATATCCGCAAACAAATCTCGTAGCGTGCACCGACAAAGTTCCTTTTAAGATCAACCCATTTCCGCTTTACCAAGATGTGGCACAAAAATATTTCCCATCAGAGGGATATTTTCTAGAGACCTCTGTTTTAGAAATACCTAATGGTAAAGCATACTTGGATGGCGGTGGCTATGTGTTTGTAAATAATTGCTTTATAAAAGAAACAGAAATAAAAGGCTTAAATTATTTTAGCGGTCAAGAGTTCGAGATACCTCATGTCTCAACAAACATGAGAGTATCAGGGCGCGTAGCAGTTATTTCTCATCTGTATCCGTATTGCTATGGACACTTCATATTTGATGTGCTGGGACAATTGGCGCTACTTGAACTAAATAACATTGAGTATGATTATTTGTGCGTGCCTTACGGCAACAAATTTATGCAAGAAGCGCTGCAACTATGGGGAATTGATCAATCTAAAATCATACCGCTTTGCCCAAAATTATGTTTACAAGCTAGCACAATTATAATGGCAACATCTGTCACACAGACTGACAAGCTCGTGTATGGCGCTAACTATAATTTAGATTTTATTTTAAGACATGTTAGTCAAAAATTACTGGCCGGTGTTGGCAATACTGTTTTAAATAATGCGCAGCATTATGGTCAAAAAATATTTATATCACGAAAAGATGCAGGCGGCAAAAGAGCAATCCCGAATGAAGATGAAATTTTTGCTTTGTTTGAGCCACTTGGTTTTAAAAGATATGAGTTAACATCGTTATCTTTAGCTCAGCAAATTGCGTTATTTCATAATGCTACAACGATTGTGTCTTTTGTTGGATCAGGAAGCACTAACGTTATGTTTTGTAAACCAGGAACTCATTACGTAGAAATTATTCAATCACTCGTTGATGCAACGTTTTTTTACGTTGCTGACATGTTTGATTTGCAGTACAGCTACATTAATAATTCTACGCTGCAAGATCTTGAGCGCGGTGGCCCTTGGGCTAAACCAAGTGAGATGCCCCTGAACTTAATTCAAGACTTTTTAAACGAAAACCCAAACTTATAA
- a CDS encoding ChaB family protein, with amino-acid sequence MPYKTNDDLPKSISDHLPEHAQTIFRKVFNNAYEQYESEQQAFKVAWAAVKKEYEKNEQGQWVAK; translated from the coding sequence ATGCCGTATAAAACTAATGATGATCTTCCAAAAAGTATTTCTGATCATTTACCAGAGCATGCTCAAACGATTTTTCGCAAAGTTTTTAATAATGCTTACGAGCAATATGAAAGTGAACAGCAAGCCTTTAAGGTAGCATGGGCCGCTGTAAAAAAAGAATACGAAAAAAATGAGCAAGGTCAGTGGGTTGCCAAATGA
- a CDS encoding glycosyltransferase family 61 protein: MSLSSKINFLTILILTPLAVQANLWFDVVPLQELLQLDPTIQYQKCFDELPFNHEPFPLSINPASHPNQGSFKETFILTIPNGRVQGEYGFVVTNDHFIKEMMWKDIEQHLNLVQQIPDDQVIRVSGRVAVIAQLAYFNYWHWTTEVLCRLALLELAGVEYDYLYVPQSAHFMKETLALWGIPTEKIINPTHGAFCIQADELIIPSLVSNVSFGCVLFSCYAQPHLLKYVKEKLLAAAQKIEPTLDLHKKVFISRKDATQRTILNEDRVFALFQAEGFHSFQLEKMSVAEQILLFNNADIIVSPQGTGLANSIYCQENTRVVELFQGLNDATFWYLSQTLGLHYTPIKTTTFFTEYVTAWKSNTYMPLYIIKKVIEDLKKDPASLLATQPSPLAMAGTVLRFEKKEDPASLSAMPR; this comes from the coding sequence ATGTCTCTTTCTAGCAAAATCAATTTTCTAACTATTTTAATTCTCACGCCTCTTGCAGTGCAAGCAAACCTATGGTTTGACGTTGTGCCGCTACAAGAATTGCTGCAACTCGATCCAACGATTCAATATCAAAAATGTTTCGATGAACTACCTTTTAACCATGAACCATTTCCTTTATCAATCAATCCAGCATCTCACCCTAACCAAGGTTCTTTTAAAGAAACATTTATTTTAACTATTCCAAATGGAAGAGTTCAGGGAGAATATGGTTTTGTGGTTACCAATGATCACTTCATCAAAGAAATGATGTGGAAAGATATTGAACAACATTTAAACCTTGTGCAGCAAATACCTGATGACCAAGTCATACGCGTATCAGGACGCGTAGCAGTCATCGCGCAGCTGGCATATTTTAATTATTGGCATTGGACTACCGAAGTCTTATGTCGTTTAGCCCTGCTCGAGCTTGCTGGCGTGGAGTATGATTATCTTTACGTTCCGCAAAGTGCACACTTCATGAAAGAAACTTTAGCTTTATGGGGCATACCAACTGAAAAAATTATCAATCCTACTCATGGAGCATTTTGTATTCAAGCTGATGAGCTCATTATCCCATCACTTGTTTCCAACGTAAGTTTTGGCTGTGTTTTATTTTCATGCTACGCACAACCGCACCTTTTGAAGTACGTTAAAGAAAAACTTTTAGCTGCTGCACAAAAAATTGAACCAACACTAGACCTTCATAAAAAAGTCTTTATTTCTAGAAAAGATGCTACTCAGCGCACCATCTTAAACGAAGATCGAGTTTTTGCACTGTTTCAAGCAGAAGGCTTTCATAGTTTTCAGCTCGAAAAAATGTCAGTAGCTGAGCAAATTCTTTTGTTTAACAACGCAGACATTATCGTATCACCTCAAGGAACTGGACTTGCAAATTCTATTTATTGCCAAGAAAATACACGCGTTGTAGAACTTTTCCAAGGTCTTAACGATGCTACGTTTTGGTATCTATCCCAAACGCTTGGGCTGCATTACACTCCTATAAAAACAACTACTTTTTTTACCGAGTATGTAACTGCTTGGAAATCTAATACCTATATGCCTTTGTACATTATTAAAAAGGTAATCGAAGATTTAAAAAAGGACCCGGCTTCGCTTTTAGCTACCCAGCCGTCGCCGTTGGCTATGGCGGGCACGGTGCTGAGGTTCGAGAAAAAAGAGGATCCGGCTTCGCTTTCAGCTATGCCGAGATAA